ctatgttttcctctaagagtttcatagtgcctggccttacatttagggctttaatccattttgaatttattttggtgtatggtattagggagtgttctaatttcatttttttacatgtagctgtccagttttccaagcagcacttcttgaagaggctgtcttttctccattgtatattcctgcctcctttatcaaagatatggtgaccatatgtgtgtgggtttatctctgggctttctatcctgttccattgatctatatttctgtttttgtgccagtaccatactgtcttcattactgtagctttgtggtatagtcggaattcagggagcctgattcatccaggtccaattttctttctcaagatagctttggctattagggtcttttgtgtttccatacaaattgtgaaattttttgttctagttctgagaaaaatgcatgggtagtttgataggaattgcattgaatctgtagattgctttgggtagtataggcattttcacaatgttgatttttccaatccaggaacatggtatatctctccatatgtttgtatcatctttaatttctttcatcagtgtcttatagttttctgcatacaggtcttttgtctccttaggtaggtttattcctaggtattttgttctttttgttgcagtggtaaatgggattgttttcttaatttctgtttcagatttttcatcattagtatataggaatgcagaagatttctgtgcattaattttgtatcctgctactttaccaaattcattgattagctctagtagttttctggtagcatctttaggattctctatgtatagtgtcatgtcatctgcaaacagtgacagctttacttcttcttttccaatttggattccttttatttcattttcttctctgattgctgtggtgaaaacttccaaaactatgttgaataatagttgtgagagtgggcagccttgtcttgttcctgatcttagcagaaatggtttcattttttcaccattgagaatgatgttggctgtgggtttgttgtatatggcctttattatgttgaggtaggttccctctatgcccactttctggagggtttttaccataaatgggtgttgaatttttcgaaagctttttctgcatcaattgagatgatcacgtggttttctccttcaatttgttaatatggtttatcacattgattgatttgcgtatattgaagaatccttgcattcctgggataaacaccacttggtcatggtgtatgatccttttaatgtgcagttggattctgtttgctagtattttgttgaggatttttgcatctatgttcatcagtgatattggcctgtagttttttttgtgtgtgtgtgacatctttgttggttttggtatcagggtgatggtggcctcgtagaatgagtttgggagtgttccttcctctgctatatttttgaagagtttgagaaggataagtattaGCTAAATATTTGatatctctaaatatttgatagaattcacctgggaagccatctgatcctggacttttgcttgttggaagacttttaaccacagtttcaattttagtgcttgtgattggtctgtttatattttctatttcttcctggttcggtcttggaaggttgtgcttttctaagaatttgtccatttcttccaggttgtccattttattggcatatagttgcttgtagtaatctctcatgatcctttgtatttctgcagtgtcagtttttacttctccttcttcatttctaattctattgatttgagtcttcaccctttttttcttgatgagcctggctaatggttttgaattcgtttatcttctccaagaaccagcttttagttttattgatctttgctatcatttccttcatttctttttcatttatttctgatctgatctttatgatttctttccttctgatagcttggattttttttttttgttgttcttatttctctaattgctttaggtgtaacgttaggttatttatttgagttgtttcttgaggtaggattgtattgctataaacttccctcttagaactacttttgctgcatcccttaggttttgggtcatcgtgttttcattgtcatttgtttctaggtattttttgatttcatctttgatttcttcagtgatctattggttatttagtagcatattgtttatcctccatgtgtttgtattttttagagtttttttcctgtaattgatatctagtctcatagcattgtggtcggaaaagatacttgatatgatttcagttttcttacatttaccaaggcttgatttgtgacccaagatatgatcaatctatcctggagaatgttccatgagcactgagaagaaagtgtattctgtcgtttttggatggaacgtcctataaatatcaattaagtccatcttgtttaatgtgtcatttatagcctgtgtttccttatttattttcattttggatgatctgtccattggtgaaagtggggtgttaaagtcccctactatgactgtgttactgtctatttccccttttattgctgttagcatttgccttacatattgaggtgctcctatgttgggtgcacaaatacttacaattgttatatcttcttcttggattgatcccttgatcattatgtaatgtccttctttgtctcttgtagtagtctttattctaaagtctattttgtctgatatgagaattgctactccagctttcttgtgatttccatttgcatggaatatctttttccatcccctcactttcagtctgtatgtgtccctaggtctgaagtgggtctcttgtaaaagcatatatacgggccttgtttttgtatccattcagccagtctgtgtcttttggttggagcatttaatctatttacatttaaagtaattatcgatatgtatattcctattaccattttcttaattgttttgggtttgttattgtaggtcttttccttctcttgtgtttcctgcctagagaagttcctttagcatttgttgtaaagctgatttggtagctctgaattctcttagcttttgcttgtttgtgaaggttttaatttctccatcgaatttcagtcagatccttgctgggtagagtaatcttggttttaggtttttccctttcatcactttaaatatgtcctgccactcccttctggcttgcagagtttctgctgaaagatcagctgttaaccttatggggattcccttgtatgttatttgttgcttttcccttacttcttttaatactttttctttgtatttattttgatagtttgattaatacgtttcttgatgtgtttctccttggatttatcctgtaggggcctctttgtgcttcctggacttgattgactacttcctttcccatattaggaaagttttcaactataatctcttcaaatattttctcagtccctttctttttctcatcttcttctgagacccctataattcgaatgttggtgcgtttaatgttgtcccagaggtctctgagactgtcctcaatatttttcattcttttttctttattctactctgcagtagttatttccactattttatcttccaggtcacttatctgttcttctgcctccgttattctgctgttgattccttctagagaatttttaatttcatttattgtgttgttcatcatcatttgtttgctctttagttcttctaggtccttgttaaatgtttcttgtattttctccattctatttccaagattttggatcatctttactattactactctgaattcttttttaggtagactgcctatttcctcttcatttgtttggtctggtgtgtttttacttttctccttcacatgcagtgtatttctctgtcttctcattttgcttaacttactgtgtttggggtctcctttttgcaggctgcatgttcatagttcTCGTTGTTTTCAGCATCTGCCCAcaatgggtaaggttggttcagtgggttgtgtaggcttcctggtggaggggtctggtgcctgtgttctggtagatgagtctggatcttgtctttctggtgggcaggactgcgtccggtggtgtgttttgaggtatctgtgaccttattatgattttaggcagcctctctgctaatgggtggggttgtgttcttgtcttgctagttgtttggcagtgggtgtccagcactggagcttgctggttattgagtggagctgggtcttagcattgagatggagatctctgggagagctagggttttttgatattacatggggctggaaggtctctggtggaccaatgtcctgaactcggctctcccaccttagaggctcaggcctgacacccagccggagcaccaaccCCCTGTCAGCCGCACGGctcaggagaaaagggagaaaaaacaagaaagaaagaaaaaaaataaaataaagtttttaaaaatatatatattattaaaaataaaaaaattaagaagtaataaaaagaaagaagagagcacccAAACCAGtaaataaatccaccaatgacgAGTGCTAAAAacgatactaaaaaaaaacaaaaaaaacccagaaacgtacagacagaaccctaggacaaatggtaaaagcaaacctatacagacaaaatcacacaaagaatcatacacatatgcactcacaaaaagagaaaaaggggaaaaatatatatataaaaaaaaggaagagagcaaccaaatcaataaacaaatctaccagtgataataagctctaaatactaaagtaagataaacataaaaccagaagcaaattagatgtagaaagcaaaccccaagtctacagttgctcccaaagtccactgcctcaattttcgGGTGAttggttgtctattcaggtattccacagatgcaggtacatcaagttgattgtggagatttaatccgctgctcctcaGGCTACtcggagaaatttccttttctcttctttgtttgcatagctcctggggttcagctttggatttggccctgcctttgcatgtaggttgccctctggcaACTCTTCTTCACCccgacaggagggggttaaaggagcaggtgattagagggctctggctcactcaggctggggggagggaggggtacggaatgcggggcgagcctatGGCgacagaggccggcgtgacgttgcaacagcctgaggtgtgccatgtgttctcatggggaagttgtccctggatcatgggaccctggcagtggcgggctgcacaagcTCCCGGGGCGGGGAGGTGTGGCTAGTGGGCTGTGCTTGCGCACAGGATTCTTGGTTGCTGCAACAGCAgcattagcgtttcatgcccatctctggagtctgtgctgatagccgcagcttgcgcccgtctctggagctcgtttaggcagtgccctgaatcccttctccttgcgcatcccgaaacaatggtctcttcaCTCTTAGGCAATTCcatactttttcctggactccttcccagctagctgtggcacactatccccattcaggctgtgttcacacagtcaaccccagtcctttccctgggattggacctccgaagccggagcctcagctcccagcccccacccttcccggcgggtgagcagacaagcctctcaggctggtgagtgctggttggcaccaatcctctgtgcggaaatctctccactttgccctctgcacccctgttgctgtgcccTCCTctttggctccaaagcttccctcctgcccacccccgtctgctccagtgaaggggcttcctagtgtgtggaaacttttcctccttcacagctccctcccagagatgcaggtcccatccctattcttttgtctgtgtttttccttttttcttttgccctacccagagacgtggggagtttcttccttttgggaagtctgagatcttttccagtgttcagtaggtgttctgtaggagttgttccacatgtagatgtatttttgatgtatttgtggggaggaaggtgatctccacgtcttgccctctgccatcttgaaagtccccccaaattcacaaaGCTGGTTAGGAGAAGTGCTGGAAGTAACTCCTATGCCTGTGGCTCTGCTTAACCAGTTTAATACCTCCTGTGTGGAGGCCATTCTCCAAAAGCGGTGGAGAACTGAGGAGAAGAGGAAAGTCACTCGCTCAACAATAACTCTGGAATACGTACACTTACACCTACATCTCCtaatgtagctttatagtaactcTTAAAATCAGTTTTGTGTATAataatttgctagggctgctataacaatgtaccacaaactgggtggctgaaacaacagaaatttattgtcttacagttctgaggctagaaatctgaaatcaaagtgtcagcagggttggttccttaaGAGGGCTGTGAGGAAAGGATCTGTTACAGGTCTCTCTCATTGGCTTATAGATCATCAGCTTCTCCTGGtgtctcttcacatcatcttccctttatgcatttctgtctctgtgtccaaattttctctttatttaataAAGACATCAGACATATTGGTTTGTGGTCcagcctcatgacctcattttaacttgataatgactctatttccaagtaagatcacattctgaggtcctaggGATTAGGACTCTGACATATATGTTTTAGGACTCTCAACAGAACTATAAgagatttttgtttattgatctGATGGTGTCCTGTGACATTGCTCAGCTCACTTACTAGTTAtagtagagttttttttttttttttttttgcaacataCAAACTTTATTTAACAAAAGTAACAGGTAAAGTCAAACAGGCacttacattaaaagaaaatctgactagaagaaattttaaacacCTTACAGTAACCTACTTGCAGTTGCACTTAACTGAGCTCTGTTGCTGTGAAGAATACAGCTCATGCACAGGAATGGATGAACACTTTGTACATTTTTCAAGTATTCACTGAATACTAccttatatacacatatacattaaatttgaaaaagatttaATTGATGATCCCCAGATATActtcatttttgttgatcttttgGAAGAGGTCGTCTAAAGAGAAGAATGTGTGGTTCTGGCTCATGAATCATGTAATGAACCCAGCCTAGACTCTGTTGGACACCAAGTCTCCTCCACTCCTCTTCAGATATCAGATGGGTTTTGGGTACTTGTTTGGAAAGTTCTCTGGGTAACATGACATGCCGGTACTCGTAGTGCTCATCGAAGTACTTGTCCGAGTAGTAGATCTGCTTATGGGCCATCCTGCGGGAGGGCGGTGGGCAGCACGGGACTGGAGCGATGAGGCGCGAAGAACGGGCGCAGGCGAGCGACACGTCCTCGTCAGGTGAAGGCAACGACTCGACTGAGACCAACCGACCGTAAGCCAAACGAGTCCGGTTTCTATAgtagagttttgttgttgttgttcttaggTGCCTTGGGGTATGCTACATTGGCAATCAAGTTGTCTGTGAATAGGCATCAttacctttatttctttaaaatctgaATACTATTGAATTCTTCTTCTTGACTAATTATAAAtgctagaggggcttccctggtggcgcagtggttaagaatccacctgccagtacaggggacacgggttcgagccctggtctgggaagagcccacatgctgcagggcaactaagcctgtgtgccacaactactgagcctgtgctctagagccctcgagccacaactactgagcccacatgccacaactactgaagcccgtgtgcctagagcccgtgcttcacaacaagagaagccactacattgagaagccctcgcaccggaatgaagagtagcccccactcgatgcaactagagaaagcccgtgcagcaacgaagagctaacacagccaaaaataaataaataaaataaataaatataaatgctagaacttccagtatgatAATAAATACGGGTGGTGGGAGTAAACATCCTTCCCTAGTAgaggaaaattatttcatttttcaacatTATGCATGATGTGAGCTACAGATTATTTATAGATATTCTTCATTGAATTGATTGTTTCTTTCTATTGCTTGTTTATTCAGAGTGTTTTTATCATCAAAGAATAATAAATCTGTCAATATATTTTCTCCATCCATTAGTAtgatcacatttctttttttaacatggcATTTTATATCATGAAATACATTGATTTTTCTGTGTTGAAACAGCTTTGCATTTGTGAGGTTATACTTGGTTGTGATGtatt
The nucleotide sequence above comes from Balaenoptera ricei isolate mBalRic1 chromosome 18, mBalRic1.hap2, whole genome shotgun sequence. Encoded proteins:
- the LOC132352554 gene encoding cyclin-dependent kinases regulatory subunit 2-like gives rise to the protein MAHKQIYYSDKYFDEHYEYRHVMLPRELSKQVPKTHLISEEEWRRLGVQQSLGWVHYMIHEPEPHILLFRRPLPKDQQK